Genomic DNA from Paenibacillus sp. KS-LC4:
ATTCGCGACATGGCTACGGATGAGCTGATGAACACGGTAGCGTTTGTTTTCCAGCAGACGTTCCTATTTTACGATTCTGTCTACAACAATATTGCAGTTGGCGTGCCGAATGCTTCGCGAGAAGCAGTATATGCGGCAGCGAAGGCGGCACAGTGCCATGCGTTTATTAGTCAGCTTCCACATGGCTACGATACGTTGATTGGCGAAGGGGGCGTCTATTTGTCCGGCGGCGAGGAGCAGCGGATCGCGGTAGCAAGAGCGATTTTGAAAAATGCTCCGATCCTTGTCCTCGATGAAGCTTCAGCCTTTGCCGATCCTGAAAATGAATTCGAAATGCAGCTCGCCTTAAAGGAGCTGACGAAGGGAAAGACGGTCATCGTCATTGCCCACCGTCTGTCGACCATACGTGATGCGGCACAAATTATCGTCATGGACCAAGGACGAATTACAGAAAGCGGAAAGCATGAGAAGCTGCTTGCGGCCCGCGGGCTTTATTCAATATTATGGGAGGCTTACACGGCAGCGACTGGCTGGCGAATAGGCTTAGGAAAGGAGGCAAAGAAACAGCATGGGAATGATGCGGAATATAACAGCAGGCAGTCCTAAGGCATTATGGAAGCCGATCGGCTATACCGTGCTTTCCAACTTGGTTGCCATTATCCCGTTTGTGCTGCTGGTAGAGGTGGCCCAAATTATTTTCAATTCCTTTGCCGATCCTGCCGCTTCACTCGATATTACGCGGCTTTGGTGGATTTGCGCCAGCATGGCCGGAGCGATGGTGCTGCTCTTCATAAGTGAAATACCCGCTTATCGTGCGCAATATCGCGGAGCCTATACGACGGCGGTTGAGGGAAGAAGCAGGCTAGCGGAGCATCTTCGCAAGCTGTCGCTGGGGTATTTGAATAAACGTGATCCTGGCGACCTCGCCAACATGATGATGGGAGACTTTGCGCTTGTTGAGCATGGGATTTCCCATGTTGCCCCGCAGCTGTTTGCCGCTGCGCTGACGCCAATTTTGGCGCTGTTAGGGCTTTCGCTGCTCGATTGGCGGCTTGCGCTTTCCTTGTTTGCAACGCTGCCTTTTACCATTTTGCTGATGCTTGCAGCCACCAGTCTCACCCGAAGGCTTGGCGCTAATCATATGCGGGCAAAAATTAACGCCTCCAACCGCTTGCAGGAATATTTGAACGGCATACAGGTCATAAAGGCTTTTAATTTGACCGGTGATCGCTTCGTTCGGCTGGAGCAGTCGTTTAAAGAGCTTATGCAGCAAAGCATTCGCATTGAGGGAGCGTTAGGGCCGGTCGTGCTAAGCGCAATTGCCTTCCTGCGAGCGGGTCTGACGCTCATGGCGATTATTGGGGTTCATTTGCTGCTCGGCGGCAGTCTGGATTTGCTTACGTTCGTAGCCTTTTTGCTCATAGGCACGAGAATTTATGATCCATTGACAACGGCGTTGACGAGCTATGCAGAGTTTCGTTACACCGAGCAGGCTGGGAAACGAATCATTGAGCTGCTGCAGGAGCCTGTCATGCCGGGAGAAAAGCAGCCCCCTTCTGGGCATGATCTTGTGTTCGACAAGGTAACATTCGGCTACAATGAGCATGCTGTTATTCAGCAGGCAAGTCTTAGTCTGCCATCAGGCTCCTTCACTGCGCTCGTTGGCCCATCGGGGAGCGGCAAAAGCACGGTGCTGCGGTTGATTGCCCGTTTCTATGATCCGAGCGAGGGGCAGGTGCTGCTCAGCGGGGAAAATATTCGGGAGATGAACCCGGAGGCGCTGCTGCGCAAAGTGTCCATGGTGTTTCAGGATGTGTATTTGTTTCAGGATACAATTGCCAATAACATACGTGTTGGCAACGCTGGCGCGACTCAGCGCGAAGTGGAGGATGCGGCTCGGCAGGCGTGCTGCCATGATTTTATTATGAAGCTGCCGCAAGGCTACAACACTTTGGTTGGAGAAGGCGGCAGCACCTTGTCTGGCGGAGAAAAACAGCGGATTTCCATTGCGCGGGCGATATTGAAGGATGCGCCTATTGTGCTGCTGGATGAAGCGACTGCTTCCCTCGATCCTGAGAATGAAGCTGACATTCAGCAGGCGATTGATAGGCTAATTCAAGGTCGTACCGTTATCGCGATAGCCCACCGTTTGAAAACGATCATGAATGCCGACCAAATTATTGTGCTCGATCAAGGTCGGATCGTCGAACAGGGCCAGCATGATGAACTGCTGGGAGCAGACCGCCTGTATGCAAGGCTTTGGAAGCTTCAGCAGCAGACGGCGGGCTGGTAGTTTTCATCTTAAATAGTTCAAGAACAGAAATATTAATGGTGATAATTGTTAAAGTGAAGTTTCGGGAACTATCTGCTTTATCCTTCTGGAGTCTGAGTCAAAACCCGCTTTCCGTCCTGTGAAATACTAGTTAAAGGTCCGTTTCGGCCACCCTGTCCATTCCTATAAAGTTAAAGCAAGAAGCTAATAGGGAATGGGTGGGATATGATGATTCGGATTATAGGTGCGGAAGATGACCCGAAAAGTGAGGAGCCAGCAAGAAAGATCCGTTTGTTTCAGGGAGAAGGCTTGCTGGTGTCGCTAGGCCTATTTGGTTTTGTGCTGGCAGCGATATGCGTAGTATGGATGCTGTTTTATGGAAGTGAGGTTGCGCCTTATGGGAATGTGAGCAAGGCAGCTTCCTTTAATGCAGCATTAGGCATTTTTCTAATCTCGACGGCGGCAGTATTGCCTTTGTCCGCTATGAGTGCAAGAGGCAAGGCGATTTTTCGCTGGTCCTATGTGATGCTTTCCTTGTATTCTTATTTTGCTGAAAATGTCCAAAATATGCGCGGCATGAATCCGCGATTTGTAAAAGGCGGCACTAGCTTTGATCTAGCGGTTGCGGCAGGTTTTACCCTTGTGGCGATGCTGCTCATCGTGTTTTATTGCGTGCTGGCAGTCGCTTTTTTCCGCAGCAGATCGTATGAGCTAAGACCAGAGCTTGTGCTCGCAATCCGCTACGCGATGGTGGCGGTATTGATTTCCTTCGCTGCTGGCATTTGGCTTTCAATGACGGGGAGCCGTCTTACAGGAGGGAATGGCAATATGATCTGGCTGCATGGGCTGGGCTTCCATGCTATCCAAGCTGTTCCGTTTGTTGCATGGCTGTCGGAGCGCACAAGTCTGCGTCCTCAAGATCGCTGCAAGTGGGTGCATATGGCGGGAGGCGCCTATATGATTGGCTTGCTTGAAGTAGGCTGGCAAACTTGGATCGGTGGTGCAATGCTAGAGCTGTCGCCGCTTCCGCTGCTCGCTTTGTTCTTCTTCTTGCTGTCGATCGGCGTTGGGTGCTATATGTTATGGCAGTCGGTAGTAGGCAAGAAGCGCTCTAAGGTGAGCCGCCCATCACTGGAGCTTGAGGGATAATAGGTTACAGGGGAGAAGCCTTGCATTCTTGTGCAGAGAATGCAAGGCTGTTTTATGTTATTTTAAGTATAGTAATGAGCAGAGGAGGCGCTTGGTTATGGATTGGGTTGTACAGATGAACGCGGCCATCGGCTATATGGAAGATCATTTGACTAATGAAATTGATTATGCGGAAGCCGCCCATATTGCTGGATGCTCGCTCTATCATTTTCAACGGATGTTTTCTTATATGATGGAGGTGTCTTTATCGGAATACATTCGCAGGCGGCGGCTCAGTCTGGCGGCGTTTGAACTGCAGAACAGCACGGTTAAGGTCATTGATGTAGCGCTCAAATATGGTTACGATTCCCCCGAAGCTTTCGCCCGCGCCTTTCAGCAGCTGCATGGTACAACACCAACTGCTGCAAGAGGCGCAGGAACGAAGCTGAGGGCCTATCCGCGCCTATCCTTTCAAATTTCAGTAAAAGGAGCGGCTGCTATGAATTATCGAATGGAGGAGCTTGGCGGATTTTCCGTCGTGGGCATTTCGGAGCAGGTACGCAATAGCGAGGTGTTTGAGACGGTGCCGCGTCTGTGGGCTGAAGCAGCACAGGCGGGCCTGTTTGAAAAGCTATGGGAAATTCGCGCGACCAAGCCTGTGATCCATGGCATACTTGGCGTATGTGCTGATGGAGGGCATGGGCAAAATGAGTTTTTAAACTACATTTTAGCAATAGAATCGGAGCAGGAGGCTCCTGAGGCTATGGTTCGCCGCGAGTTTTCACCATCGACATGGGTCGTATTTGAGGTGGAGGGCGGACCAGATCAACTGGGCGGCATTTGGAAGCGATTATATACGGAATGGCTGCCTACCTCGGCCTATCGACTCGCCCATTTGCCTGCTATCGAATGTTATTTGCCGCCAGAGGAAAATCGTAATGAGCTGTGGGTGGCGGTTGAGGCGAAAGCTTAATAGCGATAACTAGTGGTAATGAAGAGGCTGCACGATTTAGTAGGCGATTTGCTCATATTTCGGCAAGCTGGGAAGTGTGAAATATAACAAACGAAGAAGCCGTCTACGCCTCGCAGATGGCTTCTTCGTTCAGTTGGGGCATAGCTGCTCTACTACTTGTTATTTGCTACTTGCTGTTGACCAAATGGTCCGCATGAGTAATGCGGTTTCTTCCACCAGTCTTGGAAGCGTAGAGCGCTGTATCGGCTCGATTGATCAATGACTGATCGGTATCGCCAGGCATGACGGTTGCTGCGCCAATGCTGACTGTAATACTATACTCGCCCCAATCCGTAGAGGCTATCGTCGTGCAATATCGTTCTGCGGCAATGATCGCTTTTTCCTGATTAGCTCCGGAAAGAATGATGACAAATTCCTCGCCCCCATAACGGGCGGCGATGTCTCGATCCCGTGACATGGATTGCAGCAGGCGGGCCAAATTAGTCAACACGAGATCGCCGACAGGATGTCCATACGTGTCGTTAATTTTTTTGAAATGGTCGATATCAACAATGAGCAGCGAGAAGGGGCGCTGTGTTTCTTGGAACAAGGCAAGCTGTGCCAGCAGGCTGTCTTGGAAAAAACGCCGATTTTTAAGCCCAGTCAGCGCATCTGTAGAGGCCATCATTTCAAGGCGATGGTTGACTCCGAGCAATTCCTGCTGTTTAAGCTCGTACTCCTCATGCAGCAGCTCAAGCCTCTTATTGGCTTCATTAGTCGCCTGATAAAGCTCTTCAAGCTTCGTTTTGGTTTGTAAAATATCCTTCTCGTGCTCAATGCGCTTGCGCATCATTAACACAACACAGTCAATGAATGTGACTCCGTTACGCTCCTGCCGGACCCCGTTTAGCAATACAGGCATATCCTCATGGCTGCTCGTCCGAAAAGAAAAGTACATTTCATCGACATGCCCATACAATTGAATGTACGGATAAAAGTACGTTTGAAAAAACATTTTGTTCGTCACCGACATGGTGGAGTGAATATGCTGACCAAGCAGCTCATTGCGCTCATAGTGCAGCATATCCAGTAAGGTCTGATTAATTGATTGAATTAAGCCTGCGTCGGAAATCGAAAAATATCCGCAGGGTGCTTTATCTAATTGTATATCCATATATGAGTGCCTTTCTTTATATTTCTCGGACTGAAAATTTTTAAAAACTGGCTAAATACTCTTTGATCATCTTGCTCGTTTCCTCGGGCTGACTCAAATGCGGATAATGTCCGGTCGCCGTCATCTGCCGAAGGACGCTGTTTTTGAGATGGGCGTGCAAGTAATGGCCTACCTCAACAGGAGCGATGCTGTCGTCTGTACATTGAAGAATCAGTGTTGGAACAGTGGCTTGCTGAAGGCTGACACGGCAGTCCGAGAAAAAGGTGACCTCAGCAAACTGCCTTGCAATATGAGGATCTCTGGAGCAAAAGCTTTTCTCCAATTCCTCGCTTAATTCCTTGCGCTCATTATTTTGCATAACAATGGGCGCCAAATAGCTGGCCCAGCCAACGAAATTCATCTCCATCATCGTAAGCAATTCTTCGATATCGCGTTTATCGAAGCCGCCGTAATATTCCGGAAGGTCGTTCACATAACGTGGAGAAGGGCCAAGCATGATAATACGGTCGAAATATTTGGCCTCATGGATGGAGGCCAGCATGCCGATCATGCTGCTCACCGAATGCCCGACAAATATAGCATCGCGCAATTCCAGCGTCTCCATCACATCGAGTACATCCTGGGCATAGCCTTGAAGATCATTATATTTTTGTGAATCATAATTGTGAATTTGAGACTTTCCAGAGCCCACGTAATCAAACAAGACAATACGATAGTTGTCCACAAAGCTAGGCACCATATAACGCCACATATCTTGATCACATCCAAAGCCATGCGCAAAAACAATGGTTTTGCTTCCGGAGCCTATTACCTTTACATTATTCCGTTCCATAACATCAATAGCCATATGAAGCTCCTCTCTGAAGCACTTTCAATAAAAAAAGAACAAGGATTACAGGCTTCTATATCATTATATCGGAAAATTGAGGAAGATATATGATGGTTAGTGAGATTCAGGTAGTACAGTCATCAATGCAGCGGGCTCCTCCATTCATGATGCTGTGCAGCTGCTGAATTTCCTCATCTGAAGCCAATCGAAACTCCTCGGCGCAAGCATTCATTCGATTCACGATCGTTTCCAGCCTAGCGGATAACTGATCAGGCCCGTCATCTCTTAGCGCAAGTTCGCTGCACAAGCCCTGTATCACCAAAATCCGTGCTTTGACAAACACTTTGCTATGCAAATTGCTGAGCAAGCTTAGAAGCTGACTTTCTATTTGTAGGAGGACATGAATGTGCATGCTTCTAGGCTTCTTGTTCATCGTTGAGGCGTAGTTCCATCACCTACGATTATACCGATTTCAGACACATAAAGCATGAAA
This window encodes:
- a CDS encoding sensor domain-containing diguanylate cyclase produces the protein MDIQLDKAPCGYFSISDAGLIQSINQTLLDMLHYERNELLGQHIHSTMSVTNKMFFQTYFYPYIQLYGHVDEMYFSFRTSSHEDMPVLLNGVRQERNGVTFIDCVVLMMRKRIEHEKDILQTKTKLEELYQATNEANKRLELLHEEYELKQQELLGVNHRLEMMASTDALTGLKNRRFFQDSLLAQLALFQETQRPFSLLIVDIDHFKKINDTYGHPVGDLVLTNLARLLQSMSRDRDIAARYGGEEFVIILSGANQEKAIIAAERYCTTIASTDWGEYSITVSIGAATVMPGDTDQSLINRADTALYASKTGGRNRITHADHLVNSK
- a CDS encoding alpha/beta hydrolase encodes the protein MAIDVMERNNVKVIGSGSKTIVFAHGFGCDQDMWRYMVPSFVDNYRIVLFDYVGSGKSQIHNYDSQKYNDLQGYAQDVLDVMETLELRDAIFVGHSVSSMIGMLASIHEAKYFDRIIMLGPSPRYVNDLPEYYGGFDKRDIEELLTMMEMNFVGWASYLAPIVMQNNERKELSEELEKSFCSRDPHIARQFAEVTFFSDCRVSLQQATVPTLILQCTDDSIAPVEVGHYLHAHLKNSVLRQMTATGHYPHLSQPEETSKMIKEYLASF
- a CDS encoding AraC family transcriptional regulator translates to MDWVVQMNAAIGYMEDHLTNEIDYAEAAHIAGCSLYHFQRMFSYMMEVSLSEYIRRRRLSLAAFELQNSTVKVIDVALKYGYDSPEAFARAFQQLHGTTPTAARGAGTKLRAYPRLSFQISVKGAAAMNYRMEELGGFSVVGISEQVRNSEVFETVPRLWAEAAQAGLFEKLWEIRATKPVIHGILGVCADGGHGQNEFLNYILAIESEQEAPEAMVRREFSPSTWVVFEVEGGPDQLGGIWKRLYTEWLPTSAYRLAHLPAIECYLPPEENRNELWVAVEAKA
- a CDS encoding ABC transporter ATP-binding protein — protein: MGMMRNITAGSPKALWKPIGYTVLSNLVAIIPFVLLVEVAQIIFNSFADPAASLDITRLWWICASMAGAMVLLFISEIPAYRAQYRGAYTTAVEGRSRLAEHLRKLSLGYLNKRDPGDLANMMMGDFALVEHGISHVAPQLFAAALTPILALLGLSLLDWRLALSLFATLPFTILLMLAATSLTRRLGANHMRAKINASNRLQEYLNGIQVIKAFNLTGDRFVRLEQSFKELMQQSIRIEGALGPVVLSAIAFLRAGLTLMAIIGVHLLLGGSLDLLTFVAFLLIGTRIYDPLTTALTSYAEFRYTEQAGKRIIELLQEPVMPGEKQPPSGHDLVFDKVTFGYNEHAVIQQASLSLPSGSFTALVGPSGSGKSTVLRLIARFYDPSEGQVLLSGENIREMNPEALLRKVSMVFQDVYLFQDTIANNIRVGNAGATQREVEDAARQACCHDFIMKLPQGYNTLVGEGGSTLSGGEKQRISIARAILKDAPIVLLDEATASLDPENEADIQQAIDRLIQGRTVIAIAHRLKTIMNADQIIVLDQGRIVEQGQHDELLGADRLYARLWKLQQQTAGW